The DNA sequence cttatttttttatcgtctataaaaatatgatatgtttatatgttataaaatagttaggatttattattattttattccttaaacattttatttttattccttgaatttttttatctgtttttagtcttttaactttttgttttttctgaatttagtttcttattttttttcattcttatttttagtctcataaaaagattaaaaataaaaacagaaaaaaattaaaagactaaaaacagaaatgaaaaatttatgaactaaaaataaaaattcaaaaaaagaactaaaaaatagcttatcgtataaaatatgatatatatatatatatatatatatatatatatatatatatatatatatatatatatatatatatatatatatatatattaaaattttatattaatgtactaccaaccttttatttttaaaaatgatgggTACTTACATGGATACCCATCATTTTCCATAATCTGTTGAGAAACTGTGTATATATAAATTCTATTAATCTAGTCTATTTGACCTTTTCTTGAGGTATATAAACAAAGAAGAATCTTTGTACGGACAAAAACTGGCCAGCTAGGGAATATTGGAACGTTGTTCAGGACAAAGTACAAGATCTACACCAAGGGTACGTTGTTTTGAACAAGCAAAGCGTAGCTGTGAGTTAATATATGAAAGCTGTGATATTCACTGGGTTGAGCTTGAACCCACTGAAGATCCTACAAGCaacaagagaataaaataaagttgggTATCAGACCTAGTTGATAGGGGGCTGGCTCTCATATACGTTCTTAGGATCAGAACCACAAAGCCAAAATTTACTGTTAATTGATATCAAGAGCTTGGTCGTGTCCATTTGCTCAACCACGCGATATATGCATCGTACATCTATTTATATATCAacatgtgttgttttctttggtAAGTCCTATATAATATACTTGTTCGATCATTTACAATTTTGTAACGTTTTAAGATACTGATTCTCCTATATCTATGCTCAGCTTCTTGGTCCTGCTCTATTCTGTGGTTCCTGAGGAGACAAATCATTGAAATTATGCTTCATTGTAGCAATATTTGCAAGCCTAGCCAACTTGTACCTTTCACACACATGTACGCTTCATACATGCTTAAGTTCTTATAAAAGGAGCATGCATTGTGCTTCCTCTCTGCCCATATCATCAAGAGTACTCTTTCTTGGACTCTAGTAGTTCTCTTAATTTCCACTACATTTGAAACCTTAGACCATATACTCTTAATATCAATCGAGTCACCTTATATAACCATTAGATATGGCATCAAGCTCAATGTCAGCTACTGGATCATGGAGTGCTAAGGACAACAAGGCCTTTGAAAGGGCTTTAGCTGTTTATGACAAGGACACCCCGGACCGTTGGAAAGATGTTGCCCGTGCTGTTGGCGGGAAAACTCCTGATGAAGTGAAGAGCCACTATGAGCTCCTCCTCAGAGACATTAGCCAAATTGAATCAGGCAAAGTGCCATACCCAAATTACAAGAAAAGTGCAGAGCATGATGAAGAGGAGAAAAGGTACTGCATGTTCCAACTACACCATTATAAATCTACGAATAATTAGCTTTATACATTgaccgatatatatatatatatatatatatatatatatatatatatatatatcacattccCCATAAGCTTCTTACTAAAGAAATGTAATCTTTATTTCTCTTCATATACAAATATCTTAGGTGCACGTTAAACTCTTACGGTTCAATCAAAAAGGAAATTGAAGTTATCGTTGCAGTAGTTAATTATATACCTACTAACTCAGcaaacatttctttttctttttgtttttaccttccagaaattgttttttgttttttgttttttgatgttAATTCTTATAACTCTCACTTGCAGGATGAGAAACCTGAAGATCCAGTGACCGGCCAATAGGAATcaacaacaaatattaatttgtgattTTCACCATCCAGCAAGTTTACTAGAATCCTGGAAGTAGCGCCTGCTGTTACGTAATATTAATACGTATGCTATAGCATTGGACTAATATTGTTTCATAAGAATCATATCCAATGATTCCAATTTGTACGTATTGGCTTGTCGTTGCAGCTGTTTAGAAGAATCAACGATTCTGTTGTAGTTCCCATCCATAATAAAGTCATAATTTTATGTGCTTAAACTTATTAGTTATcgtttttcaaattcaaattaaaggtTTGAAAAACGatttaatcaacaaaatattttctaaaacggGACTTCACATTAATTAACCAAAACATCTTTAGGGTTCTTTACTCGAACTATCACCtctgtttgttttcaatttgagaCGGTTCATTCAAAgcctaattttaataattacacAAGTTCTGAACAAAGTATTTGAAGTTCTTATGAAATGTCGGATTATTAGAACCAAGTATAATTCGTTTAAATATGCAAGGTACTTgcataaaaaacatttacagATAATCtcaataataattgaaatatagatgaattataaatattcaaaagaaGGAGTCATATAGAAAAGAAAGTAAATCTAAACTATTAGAAAAGTAGAAGTGGACAAGAACACATCTTTTCACAAATGAGAATTGCCATGATTCCAGAGTACTTTGttgtacaaaaaatatataatgtgtatttttggtacaacattataaattttttgtgcAACAAAGTACGCTGATATAGCGTGGTAATCTCCCTAGGTGAGATAATCtctccttctttctctctttgagttcattttcatttttcctggAATAACCATGAACATTCATGAAAAAACTTGGTTTTAAgagttttttattctatttttggtTGGCTTTGGGGTTGAGCTGATGCTGGTATAGTGTGGTTGTTGTGGGATTGAAGAAAAGTTCCTCACTTGGACCCAAAACTcattcttttttccttcctCCTTCAAAGAGTCTTCTTGGATTTATGTAGGTAAGGGAAGTTTTATCCATTTCTATGCTTAGATTgttaaaaatggatgtttcagcATTTGAGGttttgagttttaaaatttgGGTTGTTGGTTATTTGATGAATATTGATCAAAAGTTCCTTTTGTGAAGAgttttgatgttgtttatgtATTTGGAATTGATAGGAAAGAGTTTGGGTTTGTTTTGGGATGATTTGGAAGCCATGAGAGACAATTCTACAGAAATGACAAATGTAAATGTCTCGTCCAGTGACCATTTTCATGCCCAACGTCTAGCGTCTAGTGACCATTTTTGCATGTAGTGGCCTTTTGAGTACGGTGATCATTTTGAGTCCAATGGCCAGCTTTGAGTTCAATGACCAATTTTTAGTCTAACGGTGACCATTTTCATGCCCAACGTCTGGTGTCCAATGACCATTTTCGCATCTAATGACCTTTTGAGTCTAGTGACCATTTTGAGTCCAACGACCAGTTTTGAGTTCAATGACCAATTTTGAGTCCAATGACCAGTTTTGAGTTCAATGACCAATTTTTAGTCCAATAATCATTTTGATTTCAATGACAAGTTTTGAGTGCAAGGATCACTTTGAGTTCAATGACCAATTTTGAGTCTAGTGAGTAGTTTTGAGTTCAATGACTAGTTTGATTTAGATGTGATTAATGTTGTTTTTCCTTGcataattaattgttttgagatcttaatgaatttatgatgatatAAGATGCAGTTgagatgatgttattttattattagagttGAATTTTTGTTGAGATCATGAAATCACATTCATATGAGTTTTTTGTGAGTTGTTTGCAAGAATTCAATGTGTTGGAATGTC is a window from the Glycine max cultivar Williams 82 chromosome 2, Glycine_max_v4.0, whole genome shotgun sequence genome containing:
- the LOC100777923 gene encoding protein RADIALIS-like 3, coding for MASSSMSATGSWSAKDNKAFERALAVYDKDTPDRWKDVARAVGGKTPDEVKSHYELLLRDISQIESGKVPYPNYKKSAEHDEEEKRMRNLKIQ